One Streptomyces sp. V4I8 genomic window carries:
- a CDS encoding LacI family DNA-binding transcriptional regulator, protein MTAAGKHQVSRAETSRRGSRPGRAGIRDVAAAAGVSITTVSDALNGKGRLPDATRRHVREVADRLGYRPSAAARTLRTGKSGLIGLTVTTYGDEPFTFTEFAYFAEMARAATSAALARGYALVILPATSRHDVWSNVALDGTVVIDPSDQDPVVSELVRQGLPVVSDGRPAGSLPVTAWVDNDHEAAVLGILDHLADAGARRIGLLTGTTTDTYTHLSTTAYLRWCERVGQDPVYEAYPAHDPCAGAVAADRLLARPDRPDAVYGLFDPNGTDLLAAARRYGLRVPDDLLLVCCSESTVYANTEPPITTLSLKPRRIGTAVVQLLIDAIEGVESDRPVEQVIPTELIVRTSSQRRPPRTTVSPPRSPEDR, encoded by the coding sequence ATGACAGCAGCAGGGAAGCACCAGGTGAGCCGCGCGGAAACCTCACGTCGAGGCAGCCGGCCCGGCCGGGCGGGTATCAGAGACGTGGCCGCCGCAGCCGGGGTCTCCATCACGACCGTCTCCGACGCCCTCAACGGCAAGGGCCGGCTCCCGGACGCCACCCGACGCCATGTCCGCGAGGTCGCCGACCGGCTGGGCTACCGCCCTTCGGCCGCCGCCCGGACACTCCGTACCGGCAAGTCAGGACTTATCGGCCTGACCGTGACCACATACGGGGATGAACCTTTCACCTTCACCGAGTTCGCGTACTTCGCCGAGATGGCCCGCGCCGCCACCTCGGCCGCGCTCGCCCGCGGCTACGCCCTCGTGATCCTCCCCGCGACCTCGCGCCACGACGTCTGGTCGAACGTCGCCCTCGACGGCACGGTCGTCATCGACCCGTCCGACCAGGACCCGGTCGTCAGCGAGCTGGTCAGGCAGGGCCTCCCGGTCGTCTCCGACGGCCGCCCGGCCGGCTCGCTCCCGGTCACCGCCTGGGTGGACAACGACCACGAGGCCGCCGTACTCGGCATCCTCGACCACCTGGCCGACGCGGGCGCCCGCCGGATCGGACTGCTGACGGGCACCACGACGGACACGTACACCCATCTGTCGACCACCGCGTACCTGCGCTGGTGCGAGCGGGTCGGCCAGGATCCGGTGTACGAGGCCTACCCGGCACACGACCCGTGTGCGGGTGCCGTCGCCGCCGACCGGCTCCTCGCCCGCCCCGACCGGCCCGACGCGGTCTACGGCCTGTTCGACCCGAACGGCACCGACCTGCTCGCCGCCGCCCGCCGCTACGGTCTGCGCGTACCGGACGACCTGCTTCTGGTGTGCTGCAGCGAATCCACGGTGTACGCCAACACCGAGCCGCCCATCACCACGCTCTCCCTGAAGCCCCGCCGCATCGGCACGGCCGTGGTCCAGCTCCTCATCGACGCCATCGAGGGGGTCGAGTCGGACCGGCCGGTCGAGCAGGTGATACCGACCGAGCTGATCGTGCGTACCTCGTCCCAGCGACGCCCGCCGCGTACGACGGTCAGTCCGCCCCGGTCGCCCGAGGACCGGTAG
- a CDS encoding metallophosphoesterase, which yields MTQGAGQGPEVERTATLRDFRVPAYVHETGPYAHSTHPGEVAPLLDEAYPEGYTPTQRDLPVINRGDTVQVHVDPASLPVPQSVDGPGPLFVVGDVHGYLDELVSALQEKGLIDSAANWCAGTARLWFLGDFTDRGPDGIGVIDLVMRLSAEAAAAGGYCKALMGNHELLLLGAKRFGDTPVNSGAGTATFQAAWLLNGGQKTDMDRLQDHHLQWMSRLDAMEEVDGHLLVHSDTTAYLDYGDSIEAVNDTVRETITRNDADEVWDLFRKFTKRFSFRDEGGADHVRSLLDTYGGTRIVHGHSPIPYLMGEVGSEEGEDGGGPVVEGPHVYADGLAIAMDGGVTMAGKLLVQQLPLDI from the coding sequence ATGACTCAGGGGGCCGGTCAGGGACCCGAAGTGGAGCGGACGGCGACGTTGCGCGACTTCCGGGTGCCCGCTTACGTGCACGAGACCGGTCCGTACGCCCACAGCACACACCCGGGCGAGGTCGCCCCGCTTCTCGACGAGGCCTACCCGGAGGGGTACACGCCCACCCAGCGGGACCTGCCCGTGATCAATCGCGGCGACACGGTCCAGGTGCACGTCGACCCCGCCTCCCTGCCCGTCCCGCAGTCGGTGGACGGTCCCGGCCCGCTGTTCGTCGTCGGCGACGTGCACGGCTATCTCGACGAGCTGGTGTCCGCCCTCCAGGAGAAGGGCCTCATCGACTCGGCGGCGAACTGGTGCGCCGGCACCGCCCGGCTGTGGTTCCTCGGCGACTTCACCGACCGCGGCCCCGACGGCATCGGCGTCATCGACCTCGTGATGCGACTGTCGGCGGAGGCCGCCGCGGCGGGCGGCTACTGCAAGGCCCTCATGGGCAACCACGAGCTGCTGCTGCTCGGCGCCAAGCGGTTCGGCGACACACCCGTCAACTCCGGCGCGGGCACCGCCACCTTCCAGGCCGCCTGGCTCCTCAACGGCGGTCAGAAGACCGACATGGACCGCCTCCAGGACCACCACCTGCAGTGGATGTCCCGGCTGGACGCCATGGAAGAGGTCGACGGCCATCTGCTCGTGCACTCGGACACCACCGCCTATCTCGACTACGGCGACTCGATCGAGGCGGTCAACGACACCGTCCGCGAGACGATCACACGCAACGACGCCGACGAGGTCTGGGATCTCTTCCGCAAGTTCACCAAGCGCTTCTCCTTCCGCGACGAGGGCGGCGCCGACCATGTGCGCTCCCTGCTCGATACGTACGGCGGCACCCGCATCGTTCACGGCCACAGCCCCATTCCGTATCTGATGGGCGAGGTCGGCTCCGAGGAAGGCGAGGACGGCGGCGGGCCCGTGGTCGAGGGACCGCACGTCTACGCCGACGGTCTCGCCATCGCGATGGACGGCGGCGTGACCATGGCCGGAAAGCTGCTGGTCCAGCAACTTCCCCTGGATATCTGA
- the thiC gene encoding phosphomethylpyrimidine synthase ThiC, whose product MTIKDARTPASVQDDKSEEAGKSIGWHKAYVEGSRPDLRVPVRQVHLTNGQSVTLYDTSGPYTDPLADTDVRRGLPPLRENWIIGRGDTEEYAGRPVRPEDDGIKHTSPRGGLRNLDAVFPGRPRQPRRSRDGKAVTQLAYARRGEITPEMEYVAIRENVSPEVVREEIAAGRAVLPVNVNHPEIEPMIIGKRFLVKVNANIGNSAVTSSIEEEVEKMTWATRWGADTVMDLSTGRNIHTTREWVLRNSPVPIGTVPLYQALEKVDGRAEELTWEIYKDTVIEQAEQGVDYMTVHAGVRLPYVPLTANRKTGIVSRGGSIMAAWCLAHHKESFLYENFEELCEILAAYDVTYSLGDGLRPGSIADANDEAQFAELRTLGELNTIAKRFNVQTMIEGPGHVPMHKIKENIDLQQEICDEAPFYTLGPLTTDVAPAYDHITSGIGAAMIAWWGTAMLCYVTPKEHLGLPNRDDVKTGVITYKIAAHAADLAKGHPGAQEWDDALSDARFEFRWEDQFNLALDPDTAREFHDETLPAEPAKTAHFCSMCGPKFCSMKISQDIRRQHGGSQEEIEEGMAQKSKEFAAAGNRVYLPMAD is encoded by the coding sequence ATGACCATCAAGGACGCGCGCACGCCTGCCTCCGTTCAGGACGACAAGTCCGAGGAGGCCGGGAAGTCCATCGGCTGGCACAAGGCGTACGTCGAGGGCTCACGCCCCGATCTGCGGGTGCCGGTCCGCCAGGTGCACCTCACCAACGGGCAGTCGGTCACGCTGTACGACACCTCCGGCCCGTACACCGATCCACTCGCCGACACCGACGTCCGCAGGGGGCTGCCCCCGCTGCGGGAGAACTGGATCATCGGCCGCGGCGACACCGAGGAGTACGCGGGCCGTCCCGTCCGTCCCGAAGACGACGGGATCAAGCACACCTCGCCGCGCGGTGGCCTGCGCAACCTCGACGCGGTCTTCCCCGGACGGCCACGCCAGCCCCGTCGCAGCCGCGACGGCAAGGCGGTGACACAGCTCGCTTACGCGCGACGCGGCGAGATCACCCCGGAGATGGAGTACGTGGCCATCCGGGAAAACGTCTCTCCCGAAGTGGTCCGCGAGGAGATCGCCGCGGGCCGGGCGGTGCTGCCCGTCAACGTCAACCACCCGGAGATCGAGCCGATGATCATCGGCAAGCGGTTCCTGGTGAAGGTCAACGCCAACATCGGCAACTCCGCGGTGACGTCCTCCATCGAGGAGGAGGTCGAGAAGATGACCTGGGCGACCCGCTGGGGCGCCGACACGGTCATGGACCTGTCGACCGGCCGCAATATCCACACCACCCGTGAGTGGGTCCTGCGCAACTCCCCCGTCCCCATCGGCACGGTGCCGCTGTACCAGGCGCTGGAGAAGGTCGACGGCCGTGCCGAGGAGCTGACCTGGGAGATCTACAAGGACACCGTCATCGAACAGGCCGAGCAGGGCGTGGATTACATGACGGTCCACGCGGGCGTGCGCCTGCCGTACGTGCCCCTGACGGCGAACCGCAAGACCGGGATCGTCTCGCGCGGCGGTTCGATCATGGCGGCCTGGTGCCTGGCGCACCACAAGGAGAGCTTCCTGTACGAGAACTTCGAGGAACTCTGCGAGATCCTCGCCGCGTACGACGTGACGTACTCCCTCGGCGACGGTCTGCGGCCCGGCTCGATCGCGGACGCCAACGACGAGGCTCAGTTCGCCGAGTTGAGGACGCTCGGGGAACTCAACACGATCGCCAAGCGTTTCAACGTACAGACCATGATCGAGGGCCCGGGACATGTCCCGATGCACAAGATCAAGGAGAACATCGACCTTCAGCAGGAGATCTGCGATGAAGCTCCGTTCTATACGCTCGGCCCGCTGACGACCGACGTCGCCCCGGCCTACGACCACATCACGTCCGGCATCGGTGCCGCGATGATCGCCTGGTGGGGCACGGCCATGCTCTGCTACGTCACGCCCAAGGAGCACCTGGGCCTGCCCAACCGTGACGACGTCAAGACCGGCGTCATCACCTACAAGATCGCCGCCCACGCGGCCGACCTCGCCAAGGGGCACCCCGGTGCGCAGGAGTGGGACGACGCGTTGTCCGACGCCCGCTTCGAGTTCCGGTGGGAGGACCAGTTCAACCTGGCCCTGGACCCGGACACGGCACGGGAGTTCCACGACGAGACCCTGCCGGCCGAGCCCGCCAAGACGGCGCACTTCTGCTCCATGTGCGGGCCGAAGTTCTGCTCGATGAAGATCTCCCAGGACATCCGCCGCCAACACGGCGGGTCCCAGGAGGAGATCGAGGAGGGCATGGCTCAGAAGTCGAAGGAGTTCGCCGCGGCGGGCAACAGGGTGTACCTGCCGATGGCGGACTGA
- a CDS encoding YibE/F family protein has product MQEHGSGAGGGQERGPGSGGRHDHGHDSGGVPGQGPGPGDGHSHGSGGGHGHGPGSGGRRDGGDGGEHGHSHSHAHGPAAPVSRHLRKVIAAILIPFAAAVVVGLAVLWPGGAPPHERTGVGFDRQTQQATVTKVVELSCKDVNASGVPPTGDTSTAEGSSAVQQESGTCKKATIRVDTGKDKGRTFTEIVQPDQSRQLHEGQEVVVAYEPSAPKDLQYSVTDVNRKFPMALLAGIFALAVVVVGRMRGVMALVALSISFLVLTFFILPAILQGSNPLVVAVVGASAIMLIALYMCHGLSARTSVAVLGTLLSLLLIGLLGSGFIDWAALTGNTDDNTGLIHGLYPSIDMSGLLLAGVIIGSLGVLDDVTVTQTSAVWELHEANPTMGWRGLYRAGIRIGRDHIASVVNTLVLAYAGAALPLLLLFSIAQSGVGTVANSELVAEEIVRTLVGSIGLVASVPVTTALAALVVSADRPEKGAVPAGAQPASTGAQSAAGRGGRGRRRKR; this is encoded by the coding sequence ATGCAGGAGCACGGGAGCGGGGCCGGCGGCGGGCAGGAGCGCGGACCCGGTTCCGGTGGCCGGCACGATCACGGTCACGATTCCGGCGGCGTACCGGGGCAGGGGCCCGGCCCGGGTGACGGGCACAGTCACGGCTCCGGTGGCGGTCATGGGCATGGTCCCGGCTCCGGCGGCCGACGTGACGGCGGGGACGGTGGCGAGCACGGGCACTCGCACAGTCACGCCCACGGTCCGGCGGCTCCTGTCTCCCGACATCTGCGCAAGGTCATCGCGGCGATCCTCATCCCGTTCGCCGCGGCGGTGGTGGTGGGGCTCGCGGTGCTGTGGCCGGGCGGTGCCCCGCCACACGAGCGCACCGGGGTCGGCTTCGACCGGCAGACACAGCAGGCCACGGTCACCAAGGTGGTCGAGCTGAGCTGCAAGGACGTCAACGCCTCGGGAGTGCCCCCGACCGGCGACACGTCCACGGCCGAGGGTTCCTCCGCCGTGCAGCAGGAGAGCGGCACCTGCAAGAAGGCGACAATCCGCGTCGACACGGGCAAGGACAAGGGCCGTACGTTCACCGAGATCGTGCAGCCCGACCAGTCACGGCAGTTGCACGAGGGCCAGGAGGTCGTGGTCGCCTACGAGCCCTCCGCGCCCAAGGACCTGCAGTACTCGGTCACCGATGTGAACCGTAAGTTCCCGATGGCACTGCTCGCCGGCATCTTCGCGCTCGCCGTCGTGGTGGTGGGCCGGATGCGCGGTGTCATGGCGCTGGTCGCGCTGTCCATCAGCTTCCTCGTACTGACCTTCTTCATCCTGCCGGCCATCCTGCAGGGCTCGAACCCGCTGGTCGTGGCCGTGGTGGGGGCGAGCGCCATCATGCTGATCGCCCTCTACATGTGCCACGGCCTGTCGGCCCGTACCTCCGTGGCGGTGCTCGGCACGCTGCTCTCGCTGCTGCTGATCGGCCTCCTCGGCTCGGGGTTCATCGACTGGGCCGCGCTCACCGGCAACACCGACGACAACACCGGCCTGATCCACGGGCTGTATCCGTCGATCGACATGAGCGGTCTGCTGCTCGCCGGCGTCATCATCGGTTCGCTCGGTGTCCTCGACGACGTGACGGTCACCCAGACCTCGGCGGTCTGGGAGCTGCACGAGGCCAACCCGACGATGGGCTGGCGCGGGCTGTACCGGGCGGGTATCCGCATCGGCCGCGACCACATCGCGTCCGTCGTCAACACCCTCGTCCTCGCTTACGCGGGCGCCGCGCTGCCGTTGCTGCTGCTCTTCTCGATCGCGCAGAGCGGCGTGGGGACGGTCGCCAACAGTGAGCTGGTGGCGGAGGAGATCGTGCGCACGCTGGTGGGCTCCATCGGCCTGGTCGCGTCGGTGCCGGTCACCACGGCCCTCGCGGCCCTGGTGGTCTCGGCGGACCGGCCGGAGAAGGGGGCAGTGCCTGCGGGCGCCCAGCCGGCTTCGACGGGCGCTCAGTCGGCTGCGGGGCGCGGCGGGCGGGGGCGTCGGCGCAAGCGGTGA
- a CDS encoding SsgA family sporulation/cell division regulator, which yields MRESVEAEVMMSFLVSEELSFRIPVELRYETCDPYAVRLTFHLPGDAPVTWAFGRELLVDGVGRPCGEGDVRVSPAGSETLGDVLIRLQVGADQALFRSSVAPLVAFLDRTDKLVPLGQEGALADFDAHLDEALDRILAEEQSAG from the coding sequence ATGCGCGAGTCCGTAGAGGCAGAGGTCATGATGAGCTTTCTCGTGTCCGAGGAGCTCTCCTTCCGCATCCCGGTGGAGTTGCGCTACGAGACCTGCGATCCCTATGCCGTACGACTGACCTTCCATCTGCCCGGCGACGCCCCGGTGACCTGGGCATTCGGCCGCGAGCTGCTGGTCGACGGGGTGGGCAGACCGTGCGGGGAGGGAGATGTGCGGGTCTCACCGGCCGGCTCCGAGACACTGGGCGACGTCCTGATCCGCCTTCAGGTCGGTGCCGACCAAGCGCTGTTCCGCTCCTCGGTGGCGCCGCTCGTGGCCTTCCTCGACCGCACCGACAAGCTGGTGCCGCTCGGTCAGGAAGGCGCGCTCGCGGACTTCGACGCTCACCTCGACGAGGCCCTGGACCGCATCCTCGCGGAGGAACAGAGCGCGGGCTGA
- a CDS encoding IclR family transcriptional regulator — protein sequence MATVDTAPSDPHAPLGRPHSSVPQVPRQASPTSPEQPHSATLIGSVQRAMRLLECVAEHAHGAPAKQLARETGLALPTAYHLLRTLVHEGYLRRDKGLFFLGEAAVRLSSSGAQQKRRSTVADALAQWRDAIGVPVYYAHYRDGEIEVLGVSDTPGNPAVEEWADFRETGHAHAIGQCLLSQLDDDARRDHLDRHPVQSLTPYTVRDSRTLLRRLERTPRMEPVTERQEYALGTVCAAIPITVGTTAATMAISLPAHQADRLLSAAQQLQDGIGRLLGSLAISISI from the coding sequence TTGGCCACGGTTGACACCGCACCTTCAGACCCCCACGCACCCCTTGGGCGGCCGCATTCCTCCGTACCCCAGGTACCGCGGCAGGCCTCCCCGACCTCCCCCGAGCAGCCGCACTCCGCGACACTCATCGGGTCCGTCCAGCGGGCGATGCGCCTGCTGGAATGTGTCGCCGAGCACGCCCACGGCGCTCCCGCCAAGCAACTCGCCCGCGAGACGGGCCTGGCACTGCCCACGGCCTACCACCTGCTGCGCACGCTGGTGCACGAGGGCTATCTGCGCCGCGACAAAGGGCTGTTCTTCCTCGGGGAGGCGGCTGTACGGCTGAGCAGCAGCGGGGCCCAGCAGAAACGTCGCAGCACGGTCGCCGACGCGCTCGCTCAATGGCGTGATGCCATCGGTGTCCCTGTTTACTACGCCCACTACCGCGACGGTGAGATCGAGGTACTGGGCGTCTCGGACACCCCGGGCAATCCCGCGGTCGAGGAATGGGCCGACTTCCGCGAGACCGGCCACGCCCACGCCATCGGTCAGTGCCTGCTCTCCCAGCTGGACGACGACGCCCGCCGCGACCACCTCGACCGCCATCCCGTGCAGTCCCTCACCCCGTACACCGTGCGCGACAGCCGCACCCTGCTACGGCGCCTCGAACGGACCCCTCGGATGGAGCCGGTGACCGAGCGCCAGGAGTACGCACTCGGCACGGTGTGCGCGGCGATCCCGATCACGGTGGGCACCACGGCCGCGACGATGGCCATTTCCCTGCCCGCCCACCAGGCCGACCGACTGCTGTCGGCGGCACAGCAGTTGCAGGACGGGATCGGGCGGCTCCTGGGGTCACTCGCGATCTCTATCAGTATCTGA
- a CDS encoding DUF5326 family protein encodes MREIFAGLPWWVKWIAVPVIALVVFGGLIASVVGFVIGLLFKVLVFVALVGGLIYVVRKFTSSSSSRSDW; translated from the coding sequence ATGCGTGAGATCTTCGCAGGACTGCCGTGGTGGGTTAAGTGGATCGCGGTGCCTGTCATCGCCCTGGTCGTGTTCGGAGGGCTGATAGCCAGCGTCGTCGGGTTCGTCATCGGACTGCTCTTCAAGGTGCTGGTCTTCGTGGCACTGGTCGGTGGACTGATCTACGTCGTACGGAAGTTCACGTCGAGTTCCTCGTCACGCAGCGACTGGTGA
- a CDS encoding cupin domain-containing protein — translation MKAFRLDELEAERAANEGAYLQFLRERNMSVGLYALNAGEHDPQKPHNQDEVYFVVSGRAHITVGMETTQVARGSVVYVPAGVAHKFHHISEDLRVLVMFSPPES, via the coding sequence ATGAAGGCTTTCCGGCTGGACGAACTGGAGGCGGAGCGCGCCGCCAACGAGGGCGCCTACCTGCAGTTTCTGCGGGAGCGCAACATGTCGGTCGGCCTGTACGCGCTCAATGCCGGAGAGCATGATCCACAGAAGCCGCACAACCAGGACGAGGTCTACTTCGTTGTGAGCGGCCGCGCCCACATCACAGTCGGTATGGAAACCACGCAGGTGGCGCGCGGCAGTGTGGTGTACGTGCCGGCCGGAGTGGCCCACAAGTTCCATCACATCAGCGAGGACCTACGGGTGCTCGTGATGTTCTCTCCGCCCGAGAGCTGA
- a CDS encoding phage holin family protein — protein MKNFVVKTIANAGALAVAVWLIDKITLTGDSTGKKIGTLLLVALLFGLVNFVVKPIVKLLSLPLLILTLGLFTLVVNALMLLLTSWLADTFDLSFHVEGFWTAVLGGLIISIVSWALNVVLPDGD, from the coding sequence ATGAAGAATTTCGTAGTCAAGACGATCGCCAACGCGGGTGCCCTGGCGGTCGCCGTCTGGCTGATAGACAAGATCACCCTCACCGGTGACAGCACGGGCAAGAAGATCGGCACTCTGCTCCTCGTCGCGCTGCTCTTCGGCCTGGTGAACTTCGTGGTCAAGCCGATCGTGAAGCTCCTCAGCCTCCCGCTGCTCATCCTGACGCTCGGCCTGTTCACCCTGGTCGTCAACGCGCTGATGCTGCTGCTGACCTCGTGGCTCGCCGACACGTTCGATCTGAGCTTCCATGTCGAGGGGTTCTGGACGGCCGTGCTCGGTGGCCTGATCATCTCCATCGTCTCGTGGGCGCTGAACGTCGTCCTGCCCGACGGGGACTGA
- a CDS encoding low molecular weight protein-tyrosine-phosphatase has product MTYRVCFVCTGNICRSPMAESVFRARVAEAGLDGLVEVDSAGTGGWHEGDPADPRTVSVLEEHGYDSGHTARQFQTSWFERVDLVIALDAGHVKALRRLAPSSEDAAKVRLLRSYDPDAGDDLDVPDPYYGGRDGFEECLEMVEAASTGLLAEVREKVEGQAA; this is encoded by the coding sequence ATGACCTACCGCGTCTGCTTCGTCTGCACCGGCAACATCTGCCGCTCCCCGATGGCCGAGTCCGTCTTCCGCGCCCGCGTGGCGGAGGCCGGGCTCGACGGACTGGTCGAGGTCGACAGCGCCGGCACCGGCGGCTGGCACGAGGGCGATCCGGCCGACCCGCGTACCGTCTCCGTCCTCGAGGAGCACGGCTACGACAGCGGTCACACGGCCCGGCAGTTCCAGACGTCCTGGTTCGAGCGCGTCGACCTCGTCATCGCCCTCGACGCCGGCCACGTCAAGGCCCTGCGCCGCCTCGCGCCCTCGTCGGAGGACGCGGCCAAGGTGCGGCTGCTCCGGTCCTACGACCCCGACGCCGGCGACGACCTCGATGTTCCCGACCCGTACTACGGGGGCCGGGACGGGTTCGAGGAGTGTCTTGAGATGGTGGAGGCGGCAAGTACGGGCCTCCTCGCCGAGGTCCGCGAAAAGGTGGAGGGACAAGCGGCATGA
- a CDS encoding cystathionine gamma-lyase — translation MSGTGPQGARSGDGDGTRAVRAGLPEAVKYEPTLPGPVFAAHYHLPGEPTGPYTYGRDENPTWTHLERAIGELEAPGEDGVETLVFPSGMAATSAVLFSRLRAGDAVVLPSDGYQALPLVRAQLEAYGIEVRTAPTGGDAQLGVLDGAKLLWIETPSNPGLDVCDIRRLVEAAHARGALVAVDNTLATPLGQRPLELGADFSVASGTKQLTGHGDVLLGYVTGRDAEAMAAVRRWRKIVGAIPGPMEAWLAHRSLATLQLRVERQNATALAVAEALRDWPEELGVRYPGLPGDPSHKIASQQMRRYGCVVSFTLPTRARAERFLDALRLVDDATSFGGVRSTAERRGRWGGDAVPAGFIRMSVGAEDPEDLVADVLRALDESAQ, via the coding sequence ATGAGCGGTACGGGACCTCAGGGGGCGCGTTCCGGCGACGGAGACGGCACGCGGGCGGTGCGGGCCGGGCTGCCCGAGGCGGTCAAGTACGAGCCGACCCTGCCGGGTCCCGTGTTCGCCGCCCACTATCACCTGCCGGGCGAGCCCACGGGGCCGTACACCTACGGCCGTGACGAGAACCCGACCTGGACGCATCTGGAGCGCGCCATCGGCGAGCTGGAGGCGCCGGGGGAGGACGGCGTCGAAACGCTGGTCTTCCCGTCGGGCATGGCCGCCACGTCGGCGGTGCTCTTCTCCCGGCTGCGGGCCGGGGACGCGGTCGTCCTGCCCAGCGACGGCTACCAGGCGCTCCCCCTGGTGCGTGCGCAGTTGGAGGCGTACGGCATCGAGGTGCGCACGGCGCCGACCGGCGGGGACGCCCAGCTCGGCGTCCTGGACGGCGCGAAGCTGCTGTGGATCGAGACGCCGTCCAACCCCGGCCTGGACGTGTGCGACATCCGGCGGCTCGTCGAAGCGGCACACGCGCGTGGCGCCCTCGTCGCCGTCGACAACACGCTCGCGACGCCGCTCGGGCAGCGCCCGCTGGAGCTCGGCGCCGACTTCTCGGTGGCCAGCGGCACCAAGCAGCTGACGGGGCATGGCGACGTGCTGCTGGGATACGTCACCGGCCGCGACGCCGAGGCCATGGCTGCCGTACGGCGCTGGCGCAAGATCGTCGGGGCGATTCCGGGGCCCATGGAGGCCTGGCTCGCGCACCGCTCCCTCGCCACCCTCCAGCTGCGGGTCGAGCGGCAGAACGCCACCGCCCTCGCGGTCGCCGAGGCGCTGCGGGACTGGCCGGAGGAGCTCGGGGTGCGTTATCCGGGACTGCCCGGCGATCCCTCGCACAAGATCGCCTCGCAGCAGATGCGGCGGTATGGATGCGTGGTGTCCTTCACGTTGCCCACGCGCGCGCGTGCCGAACGTTTCCTGGACGCACTGCGACTCGTCGACGACGCGACCAGCTTCGGCGGGGTGCGCTCCACGGCCGAGCGGCGCGGACGCTGGGGCGGCGACGCCGTTCCGGCGGGCTTCATCCGTATGTCGGTCGGTGCCGAGGATCCCGAGGATCTGGTGGCGGATGTGCTGCGTGCGCTGGACGAATCGGCTCAGTGA
- a CDS encoding LysR family transcriptional regulator, whose translation MDLALLRTFVTVHRAGSFTRAAALLGLSQPAVTSQIRTLERQLGRPLFLRQARGVTPTTIGDELAHKAAPHLDALVEITETGLDDESSLRTLHLAGPPEFTAERALPALTELTGEDGQGFALRASFGNAEETLEGLAAGHHDLAISTARPRGALLTATPLCDEEHVLVAAPRWEDRIGTGTLRSKGAHALEDVPVVEVHESLPFVSRYWASVYDSRPAAPGTVIVPDLRAALACAVAGAGLAVLPRYLCAAALERGDVVALHDPPVPPLRTYFLVVRTGTLAMSHIARAHEWLLRAASGWA comes from the coding sequence ATGGATCTGGCCTTGTTGCGCACTTTTGTGACCGTGCACCGGGCTGGTTCCTTCACTCGCGCCGCCGCGCTGCTCGGGCTGTCGCAGCCGGCCGTCACCTCGCAGATCCGCACCCTGGAACGGCAGCTGGGCCGTCCCCTGTTCCTGCGGCAGGCCCGCGGAGTGACGCCGACGACCATCGGCGACGAACTCGCCCACAAGGCCGCGCCGCATCTCGACGCTCTGGTGGAGATCACCGAGACCGGCCTCGACGACGAGTCCTCCTTACGCACGCTGCACCTCGCCGGCCCTCCTGAGTTCACCGCCGAGCGGGCGCTGCCCGCGCTCACCGAACTGACCGGCGAGGACGGCCAGGGCTTCGCGCTGCGTGCGTCCTTCGGCAATGCCGAGGAGACCTTGGAAGGGCTGGCCGCCGGGCATCACGATCTGGCCATCAGTACGGCCCGTCCGCGAGGCGCCCTGCTCACGGCGACTCCGCTCTGCGACGAGGAGCACGTCCTCGTCGCCGCTCCCCGCTGGGAGGACCGGATCGGCACGGGGACGCTGCGCAGCAAGGGGGCGCATGCGCTGGAGGACGTCCCGGTCGTGGAGGTGCACGAGTCCCTGCCCTTCGTCTCCCGTTACTGGGCTTCCGTCTACGACTCCCGTCCCGCCGCCCCCGGCACCGTGATCGTCCCCGACCTGCGCGCGGCCCTCGCCTGTGCGGTCGCGGGGGCGGGGCTGGCGGTGTTGCCCCGCTATCTGTGCGCGGCCGCCCTGGAACGCGGCGACGTGGTCGCCCTGCACGATCCGCCGGTGCCACCGCTGCGGACGTACTTCCTGGTGGTCCGCACCGGCACGCTGGCGATGTCGCATATCGCGCGGGCCCATGAGTGGCTCCTGAGGGCAGCTTCCGGCTGGGCCTGA